Below is a genomic region from Melanotaenia boesemani isolate fMelBoe1 chromosome 19, fMelBoe1.pri, whole genome shotgun sequence.
AAACTTGAGTTTAAGGCAAATATGAACAAAACAGATCACCAGAAGGTTGGTGGGTGGGGTGGGCTGTATTTGTCTGTTAATCATAATCAATAATAAACAatcaatatatttgtttttatgggtATTAAAACCACGATGTTATTGTTTATATCGATCAACATAGCTTATGTTGTGACACACTCTAACATATTACATGTAACTGTTAACATTTTTACCATGCTTACAAAATCAGTTCAGGTGAGATAAAAATATTCTGTATTGAACATGTCAGAAGTTTAATCAATACAGTGAACAATGACACgtctcatttaaaatgtctgatttttgGAAGATGTGATGGGAGCGGTtctccatgttttccatgtgtGGAAAGAAGACGGAGTTAGTCTGTACGAGCTGATTTTACAGCTGCTGCTAGCGGAACATTGTCCATTTGTTTTTGGTGTTGTTGTGTCCTAAAGCAGTTTGTGTCTTCCTTTTAATAAATCACTAACATCACTGCCATGATTATGATTAATCATGACCCTGATAATTTTTGGGTGACCCCTTTGGAACTTTGTTTACTTCCGTGATCCTTTTTTCCATCCTAAATCTTGATGTACTATTTATTATCTGCTTGTTGGCTGGTATAGCCTTACGTTGTTATCAATGGAGGACACTGTTCTCTACTTTTTACTTTCTGGCTTGCAGGAAGTAACAGGGAAAGTAGTAAAAAGTAAAGATGCCATCTGCTCTGATCCATGACAGCTGTTCTGTGTGCTCTCCAGAGATTTATCAAATAtgaatattatataataaaaaaaaaaagatgagagttgtttttatttcagcctAAATTCTTCAGCACAATTTGTATGTTTCTTGTCCTTTTTAAGTAAATCTCTTGATGTATTTAGagctttttcatttcaatttgtACAGTTGTAATGGTGCCTAcataacattttaaagtttaactgACTTGCTCTGTAGATGATGGCATTATCTTTATTCCTCAATTTGTTCTTTGTATCTTGATTGTTCATTTGTGTGTTAACTTGGCTGTAATATTAATTTGCGTGTAAGCGTCTGCAAACTGACcaaataaatgtaaagacaCAATGTAgaatttttcttcactttttatttctgaaaaacataaatatttaaaactataaatgaaatgaaatcccAATTTAATTATTAGTTTATACATTTTAAGTTTCAAGAATGACAGACTGCATTTGAGacctgaatttgtattttttttttttcagctttattGCCAACATGGAACACCACCCCCACATTGTTGAACTAAATAAGTAATACAGTGTAATTGGGCACAGGGTGTGTAAATCCACGTGAGAACAGCTCACGTGCAACATCCCAACTGTAACAGTTCCCAAAGGTGAAGGGGTGGCAATACCCCGAGGGGGAAAAAAACGTGAAGAACAAACGTGTGGAGAGGTGACTAAGAAGGAATGGAATCTGAGAAGCTGTGACAGCCAGTTCCCCAGTGTGGTTGCTATAGTTTCCAACGATGACTCCACCCTTGTATGTAAACAAGCCCACGCATATAAACTAAAGAACACGCTGGCCCGGATGCTGCTGTGGTTATGTGGGCTTTGCCAAACCAGTCGTGTACAGTACAAGAAGTAACAAGAAGTAATTCCCAGAGTGTTGTGTTCCTTTCCTGTAATGTGAGGGGAGTGTCTTGAACAGACTGTTCTATTACACTATGTGTGCTACATTGCTCAGGAGATCCTTTTACCTTGTTGATTACATCTGTCTGGTATGCATAGTGTAGCCAAAGTAAACACAGACACTGGGAACATTCCTGTAAGTAGAACAGCTGTGTGAATACAGATGATCTACACTCATTGTTTTCATGCTTGGAGAAAATTGTTAAGTAGCTGTAAATAAAAGCTATAGCTGCAAAAAAAATGGGATTTCACTTCAGCACAACATTTATAAACATACAACTTTTAATATCATAATTTAATCAGAATGTTATTCACATTTCAGTGGGATAGTTTGACTTAACAATGCGAGTTATGCTTAAAATCACCCAATAAAGAGGATTTTATAAGTTCATGTTTCCCTAAAACTCTcccaaatgttaaaaaaaagacataactAATAGGTCTGAGAAGCTTTACATGACATGAAATTCACTGGTCTACTTAGCTGAACACAGGTCTTTCCACTCTCTGCACCTGCTTGACAAATACCTCTGAAGATACTGAAGATCAGCAGTGTTCTGCACACAAGCAGATGTGTGTGGCCAAGCATGTGGCTGGAGCTTTGAAAGTGTGGGATAACAATGGCTAGTGTTGCCTTGGCTAGCACTTGATCCGCCTTTTTCCATGCACACTCTGTAATTCTGCCCCCTGTTGTCATCCCAGTAGGGTGTAGAGCCAGGTCCTGGCCTCAAGCAGATGCAAAACTCAGTTCGCTCCTTTGGATCTGTGTTTGGGGGTAAGCTTATGTCAAAGGAAAAAACATCCACCTCCAAACCACCGCAGTTCTGATGCTGCAAGAACATGCAAGGAATGTCATGATGACTCCTCCAAGAGTCAAAAGTCACCCTTATATGTACAGTTTGTTTAGTGCTCATGTGTGAGACACATACTTTGCCAGTCAGGTTGTGCTCTAAAACACTACAGCTCTCCAGCAGCACATTACTCTCCCGCAGATGTGCAAGAAAGGATTTAACGTCCAGTGAGGGAGGAGGGAAACCCAGCTGCAACTTGTGACGCAGCATTTTGTGCAAAGCCGACTGTTGGCCTTCGAGTTGGGCCGGTGTATTTCCCTTCAGTGGGGCAGCAGTGAAGGAGGATGGCTCAGGGGTGAAGAGGTGAACAGCAGTGAGTGCCAATCCTCTGGCGTCTGCAAACACCACACGTTTCTTGCTCAGGCCGCTGCTGGTCCTCCGGAAACAGCTCCGCAGTTTTGAAGGCACACGAGACAAGGGGagtgatgaggatgaggaggagagcTGAGTAGACGGAAGGGTGGCTCTTCGATAATAGTCTTTTGGCAAAGAACAATGCTGTGTGGGCTTGAAAGGAGGAATAGACAGTAGCTGATAAAGAGGCTGATGCTGACTCAGGCCCAGACACTTAGCCAGGTCCACTGGTGTTACAGCAGACTGAGGATGACTAAAAGCATGAAGAACtctgagaagaaaaacagaaacacaccattATTCAAATAGGATCTACCTGGACAGGTCATGGTAATGTGatttgtacaaaaacaaacagttgcCTACCTTGTGCAATTCATCTTCACCCCACAGATGTTACACCGTACACGTCTTCTGCCTCTACCAATGGGCTGCAGCAAAGTCAGTATGATCTACAATCAGAAAGCCAACTTCTAAGTCAATTTTCACACAATCCTACAAACAACAGTGAAAACAATCAGTGAAAGACAGGTGGATGAAACacatattaacatttaaaaggaaatatacTCACAGATTGTAGAGTACCATGTGAGAGCGCAAATCAGAGAGAGGAAAAGCAAGAAGTATTGTTGCAGTCTGTCTCTGCCCTCACTCCAGCCAGTGTTTTGAGTTTGGGTGTAAGGCTCCACCTTCTGTGACATTGCATTGCATGGGAGCAGAGTTTAGCCAATGAAAGAAAGCTGCTTTGTTTATGTCCTGCCCCTTAGCGAGGTGTTGAATGAGAGGTGTAGTCTGACGGCTTTCCTTTTATGGAAGTCTTCCTCTATGATTATACATGAACTGGATTTAAGATAAAGTTTAAATCCAGTTTGAGCCTCTTTAAGGTCTGTATTCTCTttgtaaatgtggttttaaactTTGCTTGTAAATGCAGGGCTTTCATTTTGAGACAGAAATCGGTGTTAAAACTCACTCATAGCAACAAATGCTGCTGTTCTGTCAAAATCTTTTACCATCAAAAAACAATATTACAGAATGCCTTTAACAGCAGCTTTAAATACAAGTATTCATGTAATTAATTAAGATGTTTTCCCTAACCTACACAACCTGAAGTTCAAGGTTTAAGGCCAAAATTTATCAATGAAATGATGTTCTCTAAAACCAACAGAACAGCTGTAAAATCCCACACgaaacagcaataaataaataaattgaacatGCTGTTGTTTCCTCACGGTATTGAGTAGAGGGTGCCCAAAATTGTGCTTCATATTCTGCACAGAAGCagccttcttgatcagtttgttcacaGATGGAAACATGTAACATTGAAAGGTCTTAGCTTCCTGGAAACAGTAGAATTTGCTCTGCCCATTCTTCTTGGTCTCAGTGTTGCATTTCAGTGTTGCAAATCTTTATGCATTCCTGGAAACCACAAACATAAAGAACGTCAATGTCAATATGTaggtattttatattttctgcagAGTCATTGCAGAGATTCCTGGTGTTCAGAAATGTAAAATGGCAACAGAGTTTTCTGGTAACTTGGCTGTGAACCAAATCAGAACAGGTTGCATGAGAAGGAACAAGTACATAACAGGGTGTGTAGAGACAGTCCTGAACATCAAGTATCTGTATTTgacctaataaaaaaaattgaaggcAAGCCAAAATCTGCCATTGCATAAT
It encodes:
- the si:dkey-242g16.2 gene encoding protein phosphatase 1 regulatory subunit 3C-B, which gives rise to MNCTRVLHAFSHPQSAVTPVDLAKCLGLSQHQPLYQLLSIPPFKPTQHCSLPKDYYRRATLPSTQLSSSSSSLPLSRVPSKLRSCFRRTSSGLSKKRVVFADARGLALTAVHLFTPEPSSFTAAPLKGNTPAQLEGQQSALHKMLRHKLQLGFPPPSLDVKSFLAHLRESNVLLESCSVLEHNLTGKVCVSHMSTKQTVHIRVTFDSWRSHHDIPCMFLQHQNCGGLEVDVFSFDISLPPNTDPKERTEFCICLRPGPGSTPYWDDNRGQNYRVCMEKGGSSASQGNTSHCYPTLSKLQPHAWPHTSACVQNTADLQYLQRYLSSRCREWKDLCSAK